The Cryptococcus gattii WM276 chromosome D, complete sequence region AGAGACGCTGCTTACACTTTTTAATTTCATCCCTTAGACAAAGACGAAAGTTATGTAGGACCAAAAATTTGGTCATGATCATTGGCATCAGCTCGAGTAAAACTGTCCTTCTTTCTCACCACATATGTTTAAAGGCTTACTTTTGCAATAGTAAACATGACACTTGGATTTCTACTTCTTATCTTCTACTCATTTCAAATCATCTCCCAGGAGCTCAGCCACCCTATAACCCCCTCCGAAGAACTTGCTACCCCTCATTCTAATTCTAattcttcatcatcgtcttccGGCTTTCCCCAAACAACTTCCATCAGCGTCTCAGCCAATGAAAACGAGCCCACCAAGCTGAAGGTTGTAAAAGAAAACATAGTTTCTAACGAGAGAGTATCGAGCAGCAAGCCGTCGTCAGTTGGGCCGGGTGAGATGCCTCCCGCAAGCAAATCCATTCAAAAGCCAACGGGTTCTAGCGAAGTGATGAAGGTCGACGCCGACGATTATGGTACTAGTGGTACTGGTACCCCTAATCAGGCAAGTATACGATCCCGGCATGAAACAAGGTGTCATACTAGGTAATACTGGAAAGAAGCTGAATCTAATTCTACTAGATCCAGCAAGTTAAAATCGGTATGCACTATATCTTCAATCCCGAAGGGAAGGGGGGAGAAAATGTAGAAAACTCTTCAATGCAGATTCCTAGCTTGGGGATGCCTCATCCTTTGATGACGACGACATACAAGCAATATGTGAGTTGATGTTACTTAAAAAGACTGCCGATcgaaaaaaaagaaagcaCAGACTGACTCCAAGATAACGATGATAGGCTTAAACTGACATAGAGAGATGGTGAAACTTCCAAACCCCCCACAAGCGAAGCAGAAGCCGCACATACCTGTCGAACCAGCGTCACGCAATGGAAATCATTCGCACACATACTACATCATGCGTGCGGGGGGTTGTTCATTTACACTTTATTTGTTTTTAAAACCGTTCAGATTAGATTATAATAATAGTGGACTCTCCTCCTTTCATTTGGACGTCGGTCGGTCGCCGTCGGTCCGTCTGACACGCACTTGATTGACTTTTCTTACTTAATTATTAAAAAGGTGCGGAAGTACGTAATTTCCTATTTCGTTCTTATTTATAACATTATGTATTATTACTTATGTATTATTATTCTATAATATAAATAGAGTGCATACGTAATAGAGGCGAGACCTACTAGTTTTATTTCTGATGCGATATATGATATTTAAAAGCAGATCAGTACATGCGTATCAATAATCCGTAATTTCGAAATTCCCTCGCTCACCTCTCTGAACATCCGTTACTCTATAGATCATGCGCTCGACTCAGCGCAGGCTTTCCTCCCTCCCCCCGACCATCCGCTCTTTACTCTCTTCTCGTCGTTCCACTCTCCCATCGATCTCTTCCACCACTCACCTTGAAACGGCATCATGCGTGAACGAGCCTGTGGAAGTTAATGGATGGATCAAGTCTGTGAGGGCTCACAAGAATGTGGCATTTTTGGAAGTGAGCGATGGTAGCACTGGCGAGAATGTACAAGCGGTGTTGAAAGGAAAGAACAGAGCCGAAGGGTAAGCTGTCCGTTACATGCGGTCCTCACCAATTTCtcgtcatcatcctgaaACGAGTTTAATCTTTTACATAGTTTGAGTATCGGGACTAGCACCAAGTTGAAAGGAAGATTAGAACAGTCACGAGGGCGAGGACAAGATGTCGAGCTTGTTGTCGAAGATGCCCAAGTGTTAGGTACCTGTGATGCCGAGGTGTGTCATTCGCCGCTATCGGTTATCTACGCAAATCTTCTCACGAGTGGAGCAAGAGTAGGCCTATCCCATCCAAAAGAAGTCGCTACCTGCCTCAGTACTTCGGGATAATGCACATCTGAGATTCCGAACGTCTCAAACAGCGGCAGTCATGCGGATACGAGATGCCTTAGCTCGAGACTGGCATGACTGGTTCGAGGTTAGCCTTTTCCATCGCAATTCATTTGATGCGGCTGACAATTTAAAGAGTAACGATTTTGTGCACGTTCACACGCCAATACTGACTGGGTCGGACTGTGAAGGTGCTGGAGAGGTGTTCACTATCGTTGATCACCCACCTCCGTCGTCACCTACTTCTCCTCAGCCTTTCTTCCCTCACTCAGTCCATCTCACTGTTTCAGGCCAACTACATCTTGAAGCTCCAACGCATGCGCTCTCCCGAACCTACACCCTATCTCCCGCTTTTCGAGCTGAACCCTCCTTGACATCTAGACATTTATCAGAATTCCATATGCTTGAAGCCGAAGTTGCTTGGCAAGATGATTTGGATGGATTGTTGAGTATAGTTGAGGAAGGGATGAAAAACGTCGTTGGGAACATATTAAACGGTGAAAAGAGGGGAAAGAGGTTGAGGGATGATTTGACTACCGTTGCCAGGTCTCTTCACGAGGCTGATGACCTTGAATCTGTGACCGGCCGCGGCCAGGAAGTCGCAGACACCTTATATCATTTGCGACAGGTAGTGGACAAGCCTTTTACCCGTATCACCTACACGTCGGCTCTTGAGCTACTTTCTTCCTTACATGCCAGTTCTCCATCTATGATATCCCCGCCACCTTCATGGGGTCAAGGAATATCTACAGATCACGAAAAGCTTTTGGCGGCGCATTTCAATGGACCGGTATTTGTGACAAGGTACCCAAAGGAACAAAAACCCTTTTACATGCTCCCAACCCCTTCCACTATGAAAAACGAAAAAACTGAAGCATCTCGAGGCCCAACAGTGGAATGCTTTGACCTTCTATTTCCTCATTGGGGTGAGATAGCTGGCGGTTCTCTTCGTGAGCATCGCTTGGCTGAACTCACTCATGTGATTGAAGAGATGGGGatgaaaaaggaagagTATGGTTGGTACCTTGATTTGAGAAAGTATGGGAGTGTACCCCATGGGGGTTGGGGTATGGGATGGGATAGGTGGGTTGGATGGGCTACTGGCATGGGTAATGTGAGAGATGTGGTGCCGTTTGCCAGATGGAAGGGACATTGCAAATATTAATCAGGACGAGGAGCCTGAATGCGGCTTTATAGCACCCTTGAGAGAAGATAGATGAGTATGCATCATAGAAGATCTAAAATGATCATAGGGCAGTTTTTACATTGCACAGGAACAAATCAACAGCGGCTGGCATTGCGACTAAGTGGCTACCGACGGCTGGCCTTGCACGGCATTTTGTACTAACAATAGTACTCGTAACTTGTTACCGTAGGCCAGATCAAGTCTCCATGCATTTAGGATTAGCCCCTTGCGGGAGTGCACATTTTTATTTCACAGCTGCTACTCTATTGCTGACGACAATAATCCGGCTAGGAACAAGAAGATGGTTACTTCCGACAACGAAGTGTCTTTTCGGTTTCAACCTGTCTTTTCTATCAGCAGAAATAGACTTACGTAACATACGAGAATCAAAGAACGCGCAGAAGGAAAGCGGGCGAAGGTTGTGGAGAAGATCGGAGAAAAAAGGATATGGCGAACACCGCTGTCTCCTGACGTCATTACGTAACTGATTTCCACGACAAAAGGAGAGCAGCGCAGCGTAATATAGTACGACATATTATCTATTCATCtcatcttttctttccatcttcgTTACCCTTACTTTAACTCGCACGGACGTCATATTGTATGTCTCACACGCCAACATCGACCGTCCCAGGTACTGCTCCGACAGCGGATAAGAAACCATCCCTCACCGGAGTGAGGATAAAGCAAAGAAAGGGTCAGGCGAAGGCCACCGCTAAGTTTGAGCCAGAAGGTAGGTTTTTTCTAATTGTTGTCGGTGGTGGCTATTGATTTTATATCCCTTCAGCTTTCAGAGAcgcccttcttctccatctcgCTCTTCTCCCCCACCCCATCACAAAAGACGCCCTTGTTGCCAAGCTAGTGCAAGCTGGCTCCACTCTTGAGTTTTTGAAGTACTCTGAACAGCTATTCGAGCTTCTCTTTGTGGGTGGGTTACTTCAACCCGGAGGATCTTATCTCGACGACAAGCGTTCTCCTGTCTACATTTTGCAACCTGATGATGCCCCTGATGCGTTCAACGATGGTGTAAAGGGTATGATCGAAGTCCTCAAGCGAGTGATGCAAAGGTACAAATACCTTCAAAAGCCACTCGAGGAGAACTTCCTTCCTGGAGTACTTTCCTACCTTCCCAAATGGGACGTCAGGTCTCGTGAAAAGCTCGCTGAAGCAACCGCGTTGCTCACTATCGAGCTGCAAATTTCTTCTCGCTGTCTCCAGTCGCTTGCAAAGGAGCACGTCGTGAAGGACAATGTCGCTCTCAACTTCTTGACCGCATTCATCAAGACTTATTTGTCGCGCCAGTCTATCGACCAATTTGGATCTACCCTCAGGAGATCAGGTCTCAAGAGCATTCTCGCCGTGTTCCCTCTACAAATCCGAGACAGGAAGCATCTTGAGGCACACTTTAGGGAGGAGAACTTGCAAGTTGTCAATGATTGGTACGCCAAGTTGGCATTGGGCGAAGTCAAGGACGAAACTGTGCAGGCAGTGGAGAGAATGATCAACGATGATGAGACTT contains the following coding sequences:
- a CDS encoding asparagine-tRNA ligase, putative (Similar to TIGR gene model, INSD accession AAW43320.1~Asparaginyl-tRNA synthetase (Asparagine--tRNA ligase) (AsnRS)), which encodes MRSTQRRLSSLPPTIRSLLSSRRSTLPSISSTTHLETASCVNEPVEVNGWIKSVRAHKNVAFLEVSDGSTGENVQAVLKGKNRAEGLSIGTSTKLKGRLEQSRGRGQDVELVVEDAQVLGTCDAEAYPIQKKSLPASVLRDNAHLRFRTSQTAAVMRIRDALARDWHDWFESNDFVHVHTPILTGSDCEGAGEVFTIVDHPPPSSPTSPQPFFPHSVHLTVSGQLHLEAPTHALSRTYTLSPAFRAEPSLTSRHLSEFHMLEAEVAWQDDLDGLLSIVEEGMKNVVGNILNGEKRGKRLRDDLTTVARSLHEADDLESVTGRGQEVADTLYHLRQVVDKPFTRITYTSALELLSSLHASSPSMISPPPSWGQGISTDHEKLLAAHFNGPVFVTRYPKEQKPFYMLPTPSTMKNEKTEASRGPTVECFDLLFPHWGEIAGGSLREHRLAELTHVIEEMGMKKEEYGWYLDLRKYGSVPHGGWGMGWDRWVGWATGMGNVRDVVPFARWKGHCKY
- a CDS encoding uncharacterized protein (Similar to TIGR gene model, INSD accession AAW42855.1); amino-acid sequence: MSHTPTSTVPGTAPTADKKPSLTGVRIKQRKGQAKATAKFEPEAFRDALLLHLALLPHPITKDALVAKLVQAGSTLEFLKYSEQLFELLFVGGLLQPGGSYLDDKRSPVYILQPDDAPDAFNDGVKGMIEVLKRVMQRYKYLQKPLEENFLPGVLSYLPKWDVRSREKLAEATALLTIELQISSRCLQSLAKEHVVKDNVALNFLTAFIKTYLSRQSIDQFGSTLRRSGLKSILAVFPLQIRDRKHLEAHFREENLQVVNDWYAKLALGEVKDETVQAVERMINDDETSDQIIEALKLQQSERPVSEADLSEWIWLALMGTVDWTARSDQIDTFVISHITRYATILETFCQSAKAQVNLINAVQVYCYTDTRIIKSFVQILKVLYNADVVSDQAIIYWHQKGAKPNGKGHFLKVAEPLVKFLSEQESDSE